The sequence TCCACCAAATTGCGCAATACTAATTTATTTACGTTCCAAAGTGGAATAAATGAAGATAGCAAAACTATAAAACATGAAACAACCATAATTTTTACGTACAACGACCAAGTGAACGCTTGCAAACGAATGTTATATTCAAAAAATGTATCTTGCCATTCTGTCCAATAACTTAGCACAACACCGATAATGGCTGAAGTCATCACAAGTAAAAACAATTCCATCACAACTATTCGCCTGATATCACGTTTGCTTGCCCCAGTCACCATCATGACCCCAATATCGTATTTACGTGCTTGGATAGAAGATATCATCACAGAAATTACCCCAATGAGTGTAACAACAACGAAAAACAAGCCAACCATAAAAGTAAATCGGGCGCTTTGTTTTGTATTATTTTTATACTCTTTCATCTCATTGGAAATTGTTTTTAACGTCGGATAAATACCAAGCTCTTTCCCTTTCTGTTCGATAGTTTTCTCGACAGATGAAAACTCCCGCTTATCAGATAACTGCAAAAATAGGTTGTTTAGCCGCACTGCAACATCCATCGGTCTTCCATCTCTTTCCTCAGGAAAATATGGAGCGACAAAAAAACGATCTAGCTCATTCGCGTGATCAATAAGATAATCATTGGCGGATAACCATTTCGCCCCTTGTTCCAATATCCCAACGACTTCGTATGTAACAAAAAACGCATTCTCTCCTAATCCAGCTAGAGCTTGAAACCGATCTCCAATGTGAAATACATCGTGATAATCATATCCTATTAAAATAGGAATCACATCTTTGTTTGTTTTCTCAAAGTCCTCTTTGCTTAGTTCCCTTCCTTTCATTAATTGAAACTTTGAAAAAAGACGATATATGTCATAGTCGAAATATATAATTTTTGTACTATCTGTATATGATTCCATACGAGTATTTGCATACAATTGTTCATTTTTTCGCATGTATCGTTTTTTATTTACGAAGTTTTGTGGACTAATCGTCGT comes from Anoxybacillus flavithermus and encodes:
- a CDS encoding ABC transporter permease, whose amino-acid sequence is MKYMLLNLKSMWQRKWIIVLMIVQLIVSFWVINHALITIETIRYQQKQLFSVTHMKEETTIRLFIPDGDDSQWFVERFRKLEKFIKTIPNVKGYGSFEETTISPQNFVNKKRYMRKNEQLYANTRMESYTDSTKIIYFDYDIYRLFSKFQLMKGRELSKEDFEKTNKDVIPILIGYDYHDVFHIGDRFQALAGLGENAFFVTYEVVGILEQGAKWLSANDYLIDHANELDRFFVAPYFPEERDGRPMDVAVRLNNLFLQLSDKREFSSVEKTIEQKGKELGIYPTLKTISNEMKEYKNNTKQSARFTFMVGLFFVVVTLIGVISVMISSIQARKYDIGVMMVTGASKRDIRRIVVMELFLLVMTSAIIGVVLSYWTEWQDTFFEYNIRLQAFTWSLYVKIMVVSCFIVLLSSFIPLWNVNKLVLRNLVEGRE